The genomic stretch CATAAATCCTTACACGACCCCCGCTCCACCACCACCACGTCCCCATCCAGGAGGTACTCCGCCATGCTGTCCCCTTCCACCACGAGGGCAAAAAGGTTAGGGCGTGCGGGCAGGGGGATGAGGCCCTCCACCTCCTCCAGAGCCTCCTCCAGGGGCCCCGCAGGAACCCTTCCCACCACCGGAATGGCGAGGCCCGCAAGCAGCCTCCCCTCCGGCGTAAGCTCCACGTGGGTGGGGCGGCCGTGCCCTTGGGGATAGAGGACCACCAGGCCCTTCCGGGCCAGGGCCTCCAGGTGCTGGCGCACGGTCTGCGGCCGCAAGCCCAAGGCCCGGGTCAGGTCATGGGCCGTGGGGGAAAGGCCCTGGCGCAGGAGCCGCGCCGCTTCTAAAAAGACCCGCTTTTGCCCTTCCGGCAAGGGGGGTGCCATAGCTCCTCCTCTACCTGTTTTATAACAGTACCCCCCTCAAGGTGCAAGCCCTCCACCCAAGGTTCTTCGGTCAGCGGGCAAAACGGCGTAGGGCACTCCAATCTCCGCGAGAAGGAGCACAGGAAGGCATGCGCTGACCGACTACAAAGTCTAGGCGCGCGGGGCGGCTCCTGAGTATACTTAGGGGCGCATGGTCCTGACCGAGCGGATCCCCCTAGTGGCGGACGAGGCCGGAGGCCTCCGGGTAGAGGGCACCCGGGTCTACCTGGAAGACCTCCTGGACGCCTACGAGGGGGG from Thermus thermamylovorans encodes the following:
- a CDS encoding LexA family protein: MAPPLPEGQKRVFLEAARLLRQGLSPTAHDLTRALGLRPQTVRQHLEALARKGLVVLYPQGHGRPTHVELTPEGRLLAGLAIPVVGRVPAGPLEEALEEVEGLIPLPARPNLFALVVEGDSMAEYLLDGDVVVVERGSCKDL